The genomic window ATGGCACTTGGTGACACCTGTGGGCTGAGATTAGTGGGCACTGGAGGTCCCTGAGCTCAGTAGCAGGGTATGCaacaggctggggtcaggggaggTTGGAAGGTAGTGTCGCAGCCTGCTGCAAGGTCTGGTACTGGAGAGTTAACCATGTAATGGCTCCCAAGAGTATAGGAAAATCCCTAAGGTGAAAGAACTGGGCTGCAGGTGGACAGTACCCGTTTGGGGCTGTCAGCACATTTCCATAGGTGCTGTCCTAGGCTTTTGGTGCCGGTGGGACAAGGAATCAGATTCCATCTGCCCTCCCCATCCATGAGCCACATTGTCCTCAGGGCCTGGAGCACACTCTGCATTGCTCTTTCCCCTGATAGATGACCGATCAGAAGTGGACGGGTCCGTCATGTCCATGGTCTCTGCCACCTCCACATCCAGTcgcctgctgcccccaaaggagCGACTGAGGGAGAAGGCCTTCGAGTACTGCCAGCGGCTCGTCGAGCAGAGCAACCGGCGTGAGTCTTGGCACAAGCCTGCGGGGTGGTGCTCAGAGCCTCTCGGGTCACTGCAATCCCCTCAGTCAGTCTGTTCCTGGGACTGTGGGTTCCATCTCCCTTCTGCTCCAAGGCACTAGAATAGAAATCTGCTTCCACTGGCTGCTAGGCCAGGGGTGAGCCCCGGGCTCTGTCCTGAGTCACTGACTGCAAGCACAAGGTGTCTGATGGGCACCCCTTGATCTTCAGGTGAAGTTGGGGTAGGaccatcctgcctgcccctgacctacTTGCTGTCACCAGGCTCCGTGCACCGGCTGTTGTTTTACATTGTTGGAGAGGGCTTTGGGACCCTGGATCCTGGGGGCTCTTGGTTGTTACTGGCTCTGAACTGGGTGAGTCAAGAGGCCATCGGATCTAGGCCCTCTCCTACTCCACGAGGTTCATTCCCATCTGAcctgggcagggtgtaggggctTGGTGTGTCCCAGTAATTTCTCAGGAGGAAGGAAATGCCCTTCCCAGGAGGATCCATCAGCATCAGTTACTCCAGGCAATGTGTGCGCTTGGCTGTGAAGCAGCAGTCTGAGCATGGCTTGTTTCTCTGCTAGGGGCCCTGAGGAAGCCGGATGGGGACCTGCAGAAGGCCGTGAGTATGAAGACGGTGTCCAGGTAGGGgagaggctgcctgcacagtcttGACCTGGCTGCCTTTGCTCCTGCAGTGTCTCATCGAGGCGGTCACCATCATGGACATCATCTGCCGGCAGGATTCCTCCTACGTGTACCGAACGCTCTCCTGCCTGAAGATCCTGCATGGCAGGATCAGCCGGGACTTGGCCtatgcctgggccctgctgcccatcGCTCAGTTCTTCCTGAACCACAGTAAGAGGCGACTTGTCTGTGCTCCTCTCTGGGGAGAggatggctggggctggcactgctgctaGCTCTTCTGTAAGCCCTGAGGGTCTCTGCAGAACTGCACTCCTGGCCCCTGCTCAAGGTCCTCAGCATTTCCCAGCCTGCTCTGTGCCTCTCCCACCGTATATGCTATTCAGGCCATTTTGAATGAGCTGTGAGCCCAGCAGTCCAGCTCTGGTGACCACATCTCCTTTGGCTCTTGGTCTTCTCAGTCACAAATGCAGCTGTGTCAGAGCTTTCCTGAACTGCTCTGAAAGCTCCTGTCCTTACCAGCGTAGCTGCTGCATGGGCTTAACTGACAAAGGTGCTGTGTCCCCGCAGGTGAGACAGCAGCGGTGGACTCAGAGGCTGTGTACAAGCACTTGTTCACCAGGATCCCTGCGCAGCTCTtccacagccccatgctggccTTCGAGTTCATCCAGTTCTGCAGGGACAACCTGAGAGTCTTCACCGAGAACTTCAGCATCTTCAGGCAGAGCTTTCCCAACCTCTTTAAGGTACCGTGTGCTGGGCAGCTTCACGCACTCCTCCCTGGAccagggtggtgggggtgggggaggagcacaatgtgccaggccagggcagcagaGAGTCTAGGGTGCCAGGGGGTCCCTCAGCAGAGTTCAAGTGAGAGTTGCGGCTCTGGGTGTCTGTACACCCATGCATGCGGCCCACAAGGTTGGGCCTAGCAATGCTGAGATGGGAGTCGGGGTGtgcagccagcaggcaggctgGAAAAGGGAGGGAAGACTTGGCAACCAGACAAAGCAAGGGGAAGCATCAGGCTCCAGCAGAGGGGAGCAGCTGTGTGTTGGGAtggagcagctcccagctggcccACAGCAGCCTTAGCCTTCAGCCCAGCAGAGCTGTGGGTTGTGAGCTGTGTGCATGTATTAAGGGTCCCAGTGCTGCCCGCACTGGATCCAGCACTCTgaccccaccctgtgctgcttccCAAGCTGTGAGGAGCCTTCAGGtccttcccagctgctggggaaaacccacgtgggtggggggggtggccctGGTGCTAGCTGTTGGTGAGAGGCTCTGCCTGGTGTTTCCTGCAGTTCCTGGCCTGGAACAGCCCATCTCTTATCTTGGAGTTTATGgacctgctgccagctctgctgggccCAGACACTGCTATCGAGATGCTCCACTTGTTGCTCGATCTGCCCtgcttggctgctgctctggacGTCCAACTGAGGTGACACCCCCATCCCTTCCAGCCGGCCTGGGGCACCAGCCTGTCTGACCCATAGAGCCAAGTCAAGGCACAGACCAGCCCACTGAGGTGGCTGCACCATACCCAGAAACCACCCCCCTGGCGGGTTGCCCAGAGTGGCAATGCTGCGGCTGGGTtggtgtggggcagctgcagcttctgccaaGTTGTGTTGGTAATTAGTGCAAAGAGTAGGGGTTGGGGCATAGGGCACAGGCTGATTCTCTGAGGTCAGGGAAGGAATTTCCCTCCTCCCACATGTCTCAGTTGTTACAGTAGCATCAGTGTAGCCATAGCTGAGCAGTGCTAGGACCAGGCTATCTGGCTACCCAGCTCTCCAGTGAGAGCCTGGCCTCCAGCCCCATCTTTGGCTTCGTGTTGAAGATGAGTTATGTTGGCTAAGGCCATAATAGGTCCTTCATCCCTGGCTCAGGATGTTCCTTCCAGCCCAACATGGCTTGGAGCCTGCATGCTGCCCTCTTTCCTTGGCTTGACTGTTCATGTGTTTGCCTGTTGCCAGGTcagcctctgcttctgcctctgagAGAGCTGCCTGTGACCCTGCTGCGAAGCCCGCCAGCTGTCTAGAAGCCTTTCGACACCCACTTTACCGAAGCTCGTTCCAGTACCTGCTCCGCACTGAGGCAGCCCCTGGAGACTCTCCGGAGAGGTATGCGGCTGCGGGTGGGGCCAGAGATCCCCGTCTCCCTGCCACTTTGGGCCTGCGGGTTCTGCAAGGATGTGGCAGCAGCTCTTCcctcagggctgaggctgctgtgCAGGACGTGTCagcccctggcacgtgtgcccccttccctgctggtttGGCAAAGGATTCAAGAGCTGCTGGGGGAGGCGCAGGGATGGCTGGAGAAGCAGTagggacggggggggggaggctcctTGGATAGTGGTGCTGAGCTCTTGTCGACAGGCTGGCACCACTGCGACAGCTGCTAGGGTCCGTGGCCAACAGCCCACGGGTCGTCCAGTGTGCGGAGACCgtccctgtcctgctgcagctcttcttCAACACGGCATCTGAGGTAGGGCTCTCTCAGGcagctcctgggcactgcatcCCAGCCTTCCCTTGCCTATGGGCACTCTCTCGGTGGCAGTTAAAGGGTTGACTCCCAGATAGCTCCAGGCTCCTGCACAGCAGTGGCTCAAGATTTCTGCAGACCATGAGGGCGGCGGTGGGCTGACGAGTTGCCCTGCTCTGAGCCAGGAGATGCAGGGACaagcctggtggcagcagcacaacaCAGTGTGTGGCTCCAGGACCAGCTGCTGGtacctgggcaggggcaggacaagtgcaaagtgcctgtgctgcctcccctcccccttgccagcGAGTAGCAATGTTTGGGCTGAAAGGAATGTATCTCCATCTCCAGTGTGCAGACAAGCCCCTGATAAACCAGCTAGTGCTGGTGTTGCTGGAGAGGAGTGACCAGCTCTACGAGCTCCCTGCCTTCAAGGCTGACGTGCACAGGTGggtgccagctctgccctgtgaGGGGCTAGCAGGGATAGAGAGCACTAAACGTCCAGCTTctgtgctgggatggagctgttgGGAGTGGCACCTGGGGCTTGAGCATCACATGAGCTCTGCCTGGagctgccctggtgctgccaaGGGGCCTCTCAGCTCTGGTAACGCAGAGAGCCTGTGCCGCTCTATTGGGACAGGGTGGTAGGGCCATGCTGAGAGCCGAGCCTTTGTGCTGAAGTAGCTGGGCCCTGCCCAGTGCTCAGAGCCCTGCCCCTGTGCCCGCCAGCAGCACGAGTGCTGCGGCTGTCCTGGTAATGGGGAAGCCGACCCCTTTCTGCTTCTGCCCTGCAGAAGGGGGCTTGGGCTGAGCAGTCCTGAgcacctctcccctgccctgcagagtgctgagctcccagctgctgctgctgtgcaggctaCATCCCTCACTCGTGGTGGAGCTGTCTAAGGAGCTGCTGGAGTTCTCGGGGACCGTTGGCAACATCCAGAACAAGGAGGATGTCTACACCTATGTGGTGAGGAGCAGCCTtatggccccggccccagcccccgctgGTTGCAGGTTGGCTCTCCTCGAGCCCTGTCCTTGTGCTCAGCCACGGATGCAAACCCGTCCACCATCAGTCCCCATGGAGCAATGCTGCCTGGCCCCTTCTCCCTGGGGGCCCTTCCTTCTGGCCTGCCCTGAGCAGAGCTTGTCTTGCTGCAGGTGTGGGCTATCGGCGAGTACATGTCGGTGTCGTACGACAAGCGGTGCACGGTGGAGCAGATCAACAGGTTTTTCGAGGCACTGGAGGCCATGCTCTTTGAGATCACTCAGCTCCGACCCGCAGCCAGCGGCCCCCCATCCTCACCCCGCGTCATCGCTGTCCTCATGACCGCCCTGACCAAGCTGGCTTCGCGCAGCCAGGACCTGATCCCCAGGTgggccagccacagccagctcTGCATTGCAGGGTGGGACTGGGGGGAGGCGTTTGAGGCCCAGGGGGGTAGCAGATATCTCCTGTGTCTGCTCACTCTGGTGTGGTGACTAGAGAAGAGGGTTCTGTAGGCTCTGTGGTCCCAGCACAAGGCGCTGCAGTGCAGCAAGGAGCCTGTTGAAGGAGCCTGCAGTTACCCCAGGCTGAGCTCTGCCTACAAAGATGGGGTTGTTTTAGGGAGCCGCATGGTCCTGGCTGTAGGAGGCTCTGGCTTGCAGTAGGGCCAGTAGGCAATGGTGCAGGAGCGTGTGAGCTCTGTGCCTGTGAAGCCCCGGGCAGCTGAGCATTGCACCTTTCCTCCTGCAGGGTGTCCCTGTTTCTGTCCAAGATGAGAGCCTTTGTGCAGCACCCGGCCACGGCCTCCGTATACAGTGAGCAGGACAGCGAGGAGATCCTGACCCGCGCCACTGAGCTCACCAACCTGCTGAAGATGCCCAGCGTGGCTCAGTTCGTGCTGACGCCGACAGCGGAGGTGGCTGGTGCCGAGTCCCAGAGAGACACCCACGCAGCCCTGCCCGCTGCCATGAAGATGGTCAGCCGGTTCATGGAGCGGGGGGCTGGCTTTGTGccagggtgagggggcagggtggagaggaCCAGGCTGGCCTGGGTCCCTGTTGGCTGAGCTACTGGCTTAACGACATGGGGAAGGGTGAGGGCTGAGACTGCTCTGAGTAGGGCTTCTGGGATGGAGGGAATAAACAGTAAAGAGAACACAAGCAGGTGGCTGAGCTCTTTAAGCTTACCCCACGCTGCGTCTTCCTtggcccctgctccctcaggCCCCTCCACTTCCTGCCTGCCGGGCCTCT from Alligator mississippiensis isolate rAllMis1 chromosome 13, rAllMis1, whole genome shotgun sequence includes these protein-coding regions:
- the AP5Z1 gene encoding AP-5 complex subunit zeta-1, yielding MFAAAAQSLLRQARDARPEELRALGARAAALLQQPEPGAEAADCLRRILLVVAATKRHRKLDDKFVDVLERALCLPKCPPQIQVLCAAILREMSPSDKLTLSCHEIQETKLLSTVGAILLAQGNKKAAALAVGQRVIKVLEGRLPEGQSSRHLLPLLSQVISVFPASLTEDQTNVVNKRMVDWLRYASVQQGVAQPSGGFFSTPRARQPGPVTEVDGSIATDFFTVLSLGQHYTEDQWLNMQAFSMLRKWLLCYGGEGASSPSSDDRSEVDGSVMSMVSATSTSSRLLPPKERLREKAFEYCQRLVEQSNRRALRKPDGDLQKACLIEAVTIMDIICRQDSSYVYRTLSCLKILHGRISRDLAYAWALLPIAQFFLNHSETAAVDSEAVYKHLFTRIPAQLFHSPMLAFEFIQFCRDNLRVFTENFSIFRQSFPNLFKFLAWNSPSLILEFMDLLPALLGPDTAIEMLHLLLDLPCLAAALDVQLRSASASASERAACDPAAKPASCLEAFRHPLYRSSFQYLLRTEAAPGDSPERLAPLRQLLGSVANSPRVVQCAETVPVLLQLFFNTASECADKPLINQLVLVLLERSDQLYELPAFKADVHRVLSSQLLLLCRLHPSLVVELSKELLEFSGTVGNIQNKEDVYTYVVWAIGEYMSVSYDKRCTVEQINRFFEALEAMLFEITQLRPAASGPPSSPRVIAVLMTALTKLASRSQDLIPRVSLFLSKMRAFVQHPATASVYSEQDSEEILTRATELTNLLKMPSVAQFVLTPTAEVAGAESQRDTHAALPAAMKMVSRFMERGAGFVPG